In the genome of Photobacterium sp. TY1-4, one region contains:
- a CDS encoding cytochrome b, translating to MEALLGWVEKRLPVMNAYRKHLSEYPMPKNFNFWYLFGSLAMLVLVNQILTGIWLTMNYTPSGDGAFASIEYIMRDVEYGWLLRYMHSTGASAFFVVVYLHMYRGLIYGSYQKPRELLWLFGMLIFLVLMAEAFMGYLLPWGQMSYWGAQVIISLFGAIPVIGDDLTLWIRGDYVISGATLNRFFALHVIALPIVLLLLVVLHVLALHEVGSNNPDGIETKLPKGSKGEGYKSQFPFHSYYSKKYDIIDSIPFHPYGTVKDMVGVAVFAFLFSYVIFFNPEMGGYFLEPPNFEAANPLKTPEHIAPVWYFTPFYAILRAVPDKLLGVIAMGASIVALFLLPWLDRCKVRSYRYRSKLHLGNIVQFTICFIALGILGALPATPTYTLMAQVFSFGYFMFFVLLFFYSKNEATKPLPERVTFK from the coding sequence ATGGAAGCATTACTTGGTTGGGTCGAAAAACGACTGCCAGTGATGAATGCTTACCGTAAGCATTTATCCGAATACCCGATGCCGAAGAACTTCAACTTCTGGTATCTGTTTGGTTCATTGGCCATGCTGGTGTTGGTGAACCAGATCCTGACTGGGATCTGGCTGACCATGAACTATACGCCTTCCGGCGACGGTGCGTTTGCATCGATTGAATACATCATGCGTGATGTGGAATATGGTTGGTTGTTGCGTTACATGCACTCGACCGGCGCTTCGGCGTTCTTCGTCGTGGTGTACCTGCACATGTACCGGGGTTTGATCTACGGCTCGTACCAGAAGCCGCGTGAGCTGCTGTGGTTGTTCGGCATGCTGATCTTCCTGGTGCTGATGGCCGAAGCGTTCATGGGTTACCTGCTGCCATGGGGCCAGATGTCTTACTGGGGTGCCCAGGTGATCATCTCCCTGTTTGGTGCGATTCCGGTGATTGGTGACGATCTGACGCTATGGATCCGCGGTGACTACGTGATCTCCGGTGCGACGCTGAACCGTTTCTTTGCCTTGCACGTCATTGCGCTGCCGATTGTGTTGCTGTTGCTTGTCGTCCTGCACGTCCTGGCGTTGCATGAAGTGGGTTCGAACAACCCGGACGGGATTGAGACCAAGCTGCCGAAGGGGAGCAAAGGTGAAGGATATAAGAGCCAGTTCCCGTTCCATAGTTACTACAGCAAGAAGTACGATATCATCGACTCGATTCCTTTCCACCCGTACGGGACCGTGAAAGATATGGTCGGGGTGGCGGTGTTTGCCTTCTTGTTCAGCTACGTGATTTTCTTTAACCCGGAAATGGGCGGCTACTTCCTTGAGCCACCTAACTTCGAAGCAGCAAACCCGCTGAAGACGCCTGAGCATATTGCGCCGGTATGGTACTTCACACCGTTCTACGCCATCCTGCGTGCGGTGCCGGACAAGCTGTTGGGTGTTATTGCCATGGGCGCCTCGATTGTCGCGCTGTTCCTGCTGCCGTGGTTGGATCGCTGTAAAGTGCGCTCTTACCGCTACCGGAGCAAACTGCATCTGGGCAACATTGTTCAGTTTACGATTTGCTTTATTGCGCTGGGTATTCTGGGTGCGCTGCCGGCGACCCCGACTTATACCCTGATGGCACAGGTATTTAGCTTTGGTTACTTTATGTTCTTCGTGCTGCTGTTCTTCTACAGCAAAAATGAAGCTACCAAACCGCTACCAGAGAGGGTGACATTCAAATGA
- a CDS encoding cytochrome c1: MRKLIVLLFALLPSLAMAAGAKVPLDAANNDLSDKASLQRGAQTFMNYCFGCHATQYQRYERVANDLDIPAELMKEHMIFDPEVKIGELMHNAIPTEYAATSFGAPAPDLTLVARVRGTDWIYTYLRSFYADPSRPFGVNNVVFPSVGMPHVLEELQGVPSKVYETRLIDGVEVKELVGIESDGSGELNTEEYDAVVRDLVNFLEYSAEPMKLERQRLGLWVMGFIVVFFVLTLLLKKEYWRDVH, encoded by the coding sequence ATGAGGAAGTTGATTGTATTGTTATTTGCCCTGTTGCCGTCTCTGGCAATGGCGGCAGGTGCAAAAGTGCCGTTGGATGCTGCCAACAACGATCTGTCGGATAAAGCCTCGTTGCAGCGTGGCGCGCAAACGTTCATGAACTACTGTTTCGGCTGTCACGCCACGCAGTATCAGCGTTATGAGCGTGTCGCCAATGATCTGGATATTCCGGCTGAGCTGATGAAAGAGCACATGATCTTTGATCCGGAAGTCAAAATCGGTGAGCTGATGCACAATGCGATTCCGACCGAGTATGCGGCGACTTCTTTCGGTGCTCCGGCACCGGATCTGACGCTGGTTGCCCGGGTTCGTGGCACGGATTGGATTTACACCTACCTGCGTTCTTTCTATGCCGACCCAAGCCGTCCGTTTGGGGTGAACAATGTGGTCTTCCCGAGTGTGGGCATGCCACACGTGCTGGAAGAGCTGCAGGGCGTACCGTCGAAGGTATACGAGACCCGTCTGATTGATGGTGTAGAAGTGAAGGAACTGGTCGGCATTGAGTCTGACGGTTCCGGTGAGCTGAACACCGAAGAGTATGACGCCGTGGTCCGTGATCTGGTGAACTTCCTGGAATACTCGGCAGAGCCAATGAAGCTGGAGCGTCAGCGTCTGGGTCTGTGGGTGATGGGCTTTATCGTCGTATTCTTTGTACTAACCTTACTGTTGAAGAAAGAGTATTGGCGCGATGTCCACTGA
- the sspA gene encoding stringent starvation protein SspA, which yields MAVAANKRSVMTLYSDASDIYSHQVRIVLAEKGVSVEIELVDPDNLPEDLLDLNPYNSVPTLVDRELALYQANIIMEYLDERFPHPPLMPVYPVARGNSRLMMYRVERNWYTLAEKVNQGTPDEAEKARKQLREELLALAPVFAEFPYFMSEEFSLVDCYLAPLLWRLPQMGIELSGPGAKEVKAYMTRVFERDSFLASLTEAEREMRLAGQ from the coding sequence ATGGCTGTTGCTGCCAATAAACGCTCTGTGATGACTCTGTATTCTGATGCTTCGGATATCTACAGCCATCAGGTGCGTATCGTTCTAGCGGAAAAGGGTGTCAGTGTTGAAATCGAGCTGGTTGATCCGGATAACTTACCTGAGGATCTTCTGGACCTGAACCCGTACAACTCTGTTCCGACCCTGGTTGACCGCGAGCTTGCGCTGTACCAGGCCAACATCATTATGGAGTATCTGGATGAGCGTTTCCCTCACCCGCCGCTGATGCCTGTTTACCCGGTCGCCCGGGGGAACAGTCGCCTGATGATGTACCGTGTTGAGCGTAACTGGTATACCCTGGCTGAGAAAGTCAATCAAGGCACGCCGGATGAAGCCGAGAAAGCGCGCAAGCAATTGCGTGAAGAGTTGTTGGCACTGGCCCCGGTGTTTGCTGAATTCCCTTACTTCATGAGTGAAGAGTTCAGCCTGGTAGATTGCTACCTGGCACCGTTGCTGTGGCGTCTGCCGCAAATGGGCATTGAGCTGTCCGGTCCGGGCGCCAAAGAAGTGAAAGCGTACATGACTCGTGTCTTTGAGCGTGATTCTTTCCTGGCTTCGTTGACCGAAGCTGAGCGTGAAATGCGTCTGGCTGGCCAATAA
- the sspB gene encoding ClpXP protease specificity-enhancing factor, giving the protein MDMATMTPRRPYLVRAFYDWLVDNDLTPHLVVDATLPGVKVPMEFVSDGQIVLNIAPRAVGNLELGNEAISFNARFSGRPHSVIVPLYAVMALYARENGAGTMFEPEPAYEPELVEQAELDAADEPQIEIADTDTMSPLAEVTETADSDAPDDEPPRPRGRPSLRVVK; this is encoded by the coding sequence ATGGATATGGCAACGATGACGCCGCGCCGTCCCTATCTGGTGCGGGCTTTTTATGACTGGCTGGTCGATAATGACTTAACCCCGCATTTGGTGGTTGATGCGACCTTGCCGGGCGTGAAAGTGCCGATGGAATTTGTCAGCGACGGCCAAATCGTGCTGAACATTGCCCCGCGTGCGGTAGGGAACTTGGAGCTGGGCAATGAGGCTATCAGCTTCAATGCCCGCTTTAGCGGTCGTCCGCACTCCGTGATCGTGCCGCTGTACGCGGTGATGGCGTTGTATGCGCGTGAAAACGGTGCGGGAACCATGTTTGAGCCGGAGCCGGCATATGAGCCAGAGCTGGTCGAACAGGCCGAACTCGATGCGGCGGATGAACCGCAGATTGAGATCGCTGACACCGACACCATGTCTCCGCTGGCGGAAGTCACGGAAACGGCAGACAGTGATGCGCCGGATGATGAGCCGCCTCGTCCGCGAGGCCGACCAAGTCTGCGCGTTGTCAAGTAA
- a CDS encoding BON domain-containing protein: MRKFQALLLAALLLLQGCATLVPSDPRSAKRQWFDQHIEMEIGGLVNKPPYRQQARINAVAFDGKVLLVGQAVDEATKSQLAEQIRQLSNVSTVFNQIQVRPLPKLGEVSQDSWLTTKVKSQLIGSKKLQDVAIQVLTESQAVYLLGYVTREQAHIATEIARNVNGVKQVVKVFEYLESPPAADPS, translated from the coding sequence ATGCGCAAATTTCAAGCGCTGCTGCTGGCCGCGTTATTGCTGCTCCAGGGGTGCGCCACTCTGGTTCCCAGCGATCCCCGCTCTGCCAAGCGGCAATGGTTTGACCAGCACATCGAAATGGAAATTGGCGGGTTGGTGAACAAGCCGCCTTACCGTCAGCAGGCCCGGATCAACGCGGTCGCCTTTGACGGCAAAGTGCTGCTCGTCGGCCAGGCCGTCGATGAGGCGACCAAGTCACAGCTAGCCGAGCAGATCCGCCAGCTCAGCAACGTCAGCACCGTGTTCAACCAAATCCAGGTCCGTCCGTTGCCCAAGCTGGGCGAGGTCAGCCAAGACAGCTGGCTCACCACCAAGGTGAAATCGCAGCTCATCGGCAGTAAGAAACTACAGGATGTCGCGATCCAGGTGCTGACCGAAAGCCAGGCGGTTTACCTACTGGGCTATGTCACCCGGGAGCAGGCCCATATCGCCACAGAAATCGCCCGCAACGTCAACGGGGTGAAGCAAGTCGTGAAGGTGTTTGAGTATCTGGAGAGCCCGCCGGCTGCTGACCCGTCATAA
- a CDS encoding phosphoheptose isomerase: MLESIKESFTENIQTQIAAAEALPDAIAQAAQLMVQSLLNGNKILCCGNGGSAANAQHFASCLINRFETERPSLPALALTADTTTLTAVANDYHHDEVFSKQVRALGQTGDILFVLSTSGNSKNIIKAMEAALTRDMTIVALTGKDGGEMAGLLGVQDVEIRIPSQRTARIQEGHLLTVHCLCDLIDKVLFPQHEG, from the coding sequence ATGCTAGAGAGCATTAAAGAAAGTTTTACCGAAAATATTCAGACTCAGATTGCGGCGGCGGAAGCCCTGCCGGATGCGATTGCCCAGGCCGCGCAACTGATGGTGCAAAGCCTGCTGAACGGCAACAAGATCCTGTGCTGCGGTAACGGCGGCTCCGCGGCCAACGCCCAGCATTTTGCATCGTGCCTGATTAACCGCTTCGAAACCGAGCGTCCGAGCCTACCGGCCCTGGCACTGACGGCGGACACCACCACTCTGACGGCAGTCGCCAACGACTACCACCATGATGAAGTGTTCTCCAAGCAGGTCCGGGCCCTGGGCCAGACCGGCGATATCCTGTTTGTGCTGTCAACCAGCGGTAACAGCAAGAACATCATCAAAGCGATGGAAGCAGCCCTGACCCGGGATATGACCATTGTGGCCCTGACCGGAAAAGACGGCGGCGAAATGGCCGGCCTGCTCGGCGTCCAGGATGTTGAAATCCGGATCCCGTCACAACGGACAGCCCGGATCCAGGAAGGACACTTGCTGACCGTCCATTGTTTGTGTGATCTGATCGATAAAGTATTGTTCCCACAACACGAAGGATAA
- a CDS encoding YraN family protein, protein MALNLPNRRRQGQAYEQLAEQYLHRQGLHPVCRNFQCRGGEIDLIMRDRRCLVFIEVKFRQRPHYGSAAETVNWRKLQRLKRAALFWLQRNGLAAEHTEFRFDVVAIQGTEQHIEWLTNILVEG, encoded by the coding sequence ATGGCGTTGAACCTGCCCAATAGACGCCGCCAAGGGCAGGCTTATGAGCAACTGGCGGAGCAATATCTGCACCGCCAGGGGCTGCATCCCGTCTGTCGAAATTTCCAATGCCGGGGCGGTGAGATCGACCTCATCATGCGCGATCGCCGCTGCCTGGTCTTCATTGAAGTCAAATTTCGTCAACGTCCCCATTACGGTTCTGCCGCAGAAACGGTAAACTGGCGTAAGCTGCAACGCCTCAAACGTGCCGCACTCTTCTGGCTGCAACGTAATGGCCTCGCGGCCGAACACACCGAGTTCCGATTTGATGTCGTGGCCATCCAAGGCACCGAACAACACATTGAGTGGCTTACCAATATCCTGGTGGAAGGTTAA
- a CDS encoding penicillin-binding protein activator, with protein sequence MFDFTHKRKSVSRLIAPVALAVILAGCSTPTQETVTLDITAPVTDSAANYLIRAESSEGIASIDWHILALKALIKEGRLEQAEQQANRLARLSMNPVQMAEWQLARATLRYQQGQPQSALETLNFQSWWTLNDRQYLRYHMLRAELLAQTNQPMAAARERTALDQYLQPEQKAANWQRLWQDLASFNNNQLQSAKIAEDETVLRGWVQLSILKNTYSQRPARLKSAVDEWLAQHPYHPANQSLPAELAAILALEIPELSNVALLLPLSGRYEHAGKAVRDGFINAMLDDTARDAETELTIYDTEAEPLPAIISKLEQAGIELVIGPLRKDKITDFQRLNQSQMTMLALNEPDQSAQTQGKVCYFALSPEQEAEQAARHLFAKGHQYPMVLAPGNDFGERVSQAFISQWQQLTGHEPASSTFSSRKQVQQQIAAVFGLTESQSRIQQMNQLLGIELETQPRSRRDTDAVYLIANKNELTLLKPFIEVAINPDIQPPKLYASSRSYPDSKANFSELRGIEFSDIPLLVDANHHFMTRYNELWPNANNTDLRLHAFGMDAYKMITELPQMQAVDNYSTQGKTGRLSLDDQCVIQRQLSWAMFSGNGVEPAQ encoded by the coding sequence ATGTTCGATTTTACCCATAAGCGTAAAAGTGTATCACGACTCATCGCGCCTGTAGCCCTTGCCGTGATCCTGGCGGGCTGTTCGACGCCCACCCAAGAAACCGTGACCCTGGATATCACTGCGCCGGTGACGGACAGTGCGGCTAATTATCTGATCCGAGCGGAGTCCAGCGAAGGCATCGCCAGTATTGACTGGCACATTCTTGCCCTCAAGGCTCTGATCAAAGAAGGCCGCCTGGAGCAGGCCGAGCAGCAGGCCAACCGCCTGGCCCGGCTGTCGATGAACCCGGTCCAGATGGCAGAATGGCAGCTGGCACGTGCCACCCTGCGCTATCAGCAAGGCCAGCCGCAGTCGGCCCTGGAGACCCTGAATTTCCAATCCTGGTGGACGCTGAACGACCGGCAGTACCTGCGCTATCACATGCTGCGGGCTGAATTGCTGGCGCAGACCAACCAGCCGATGGCAGCCGCCCGTGAGCGCACAGCCCTGGATCAGTACCTGCAACCCGAGCAAAAAGCCGCCAACTGGCAGCGTTTGTGGCAGGACTTGGCCAGCTTCAATAACAACCAGCTGCAATCGGCGAAAATCGCCGAGGACGAAACCGTCCTGCGCGGCTGGGTTCAGCTGAGCATCCTGAAGAACACTTACTCGCAACGCCCGGCCCGGCTGAAAAGCGCCGTCGACGAATGGCTGGCGCAGCACCCTTACCATCCGGCTAACCAGTCCCTACCGGCCGAGCTGGCCGCGATCCTGGCGCTGGAGATCCCCGAGCTCAGCAATGTCGCCCTGCTGTTGCCGCTGTCCGGACGCTATGAGCATGCGGGTAAAGCGGTACGCGACGGTTTTATCAATGCCATGCTTGATGATACCGCCCGGGACGCCGAGACGGAGCTGACCATTTATGATACTGAGGCAGAACCCCTGCCGGCGATCATCAGCAAGCTGGAGCAAGCCGGGATCGAGCTGGTGATTGGCCCGCTGCGCAAAGACAAAATCACGGACTTCCAGCGGCTGAACCAGTCACAGATGACGATGCTGGCCCTGAATGAGCCGGATCAGTCTGCCCAAACCCAGGGCAAAGTCTGCTACTTTGCCCTGTCGCCGGAGCAGGAAGCCGAGCAAGCCGCCCGCCATCTGTTTGCCAAGGGGCATCAGTATCCGATGGTCCTCGCCCCGGGCAACGACTTCGGTGAGCGGGTCAGCCAGGCCTTTATCTCGCAATGGCAACAACTGACCGGCCACGAACCGGCCAGCAGCACGTTCAGCTCGCGCAAGCAGGTCCAACAGCAAATTGCGGCGGTCTTCGGCCTGACCGAAAGTCAGTCCCGGATCCAACAGATGAACCAGTTGCTGGGGATCGAGCTGGAAACCCAGCCTCGCAGCCGCCGTGACACCGATGCTGTGTACCTGATCGCCAACAAGAACGAGCTGACGCTCCTCAAGCCGTTTATCGAAGTCGCGATCAACCCGGACATCCAGCCACCGAAGCTGTACGCCAGCTCACGCAGCTACCCGGACAGCAAAGCCAATTTCAGTGAGTTACGCGGGATTGAGTTCAGTGATATTCCGCTGCTGGTGGATGCCAACCACCATTTCATGACCCGGTACAATGAGCTTTGGCCAAATGCGAACAACACGGATCTGCGCCTGCACGCCTTCGGGATGGACGCGTATAAAATGATCACAGAACTCCCGCAGATGCAGGCTGTCGATAACTACAGCACGCAAGGGAAAACCGGCCGACTGAGCCTGGACGATCAGTGTGTCATCCAGCGCCAACTCAGCTGGGCCATGTTCTCCGGGAATGGCGTTGAACCTGCCCAATAG
- the rsmI gene encoding 16S rRNA (cytidine(1402)-2'-O)-methyltransferase gives MSETNSCPVDVATLYIVPTPIGNLADITQRALDVLANVDLIAAEDTRHTSRLLTHFSISTRTFALHDHNEQQKADFLIEKLQAGTSIALVSDAGTPLISDPGYHLVNRCRQAGVKVVPLPGPCAVITALSAAGLPSDRFSFEGFLPPKSKGRRDCFQALADDPRTLIFYESPHRIMDSLADMLTVLGEARQVVLARELTKTYETIHGAPLGELIAWLQEDSNRIRGEMVVLVAGHRAEKEALPADALRTLGLLAAELPLKKAAALTAEIHGVKKNALYKWGLEHLD, from the coding sequence ATGAGTGAGACCAATTCATGCCCGGTAGATGTCGCAACTTTGTACATCGTACCTACACCGATCGGTAATCTGGCGGACATCACGCAGCGTGCATTGGATGTATTGGCAAATGTGGACCTGATCGCCGCTGAAGACACCCGTCATACCTCGCGCTTGCTGACCCATTTTTCTATCTCAACCCGCACCTTTGCGCTTCACGATCACAACGAGCAGCAGAAAGCTGACTTTTTGATTGAGAAGCTGCAGGCGGGCACCAGCATCGCCTTGGTTTCGGATGCCGGCACGCCTTTAATCAGTGATCCAGGATACCATCTGGTCAATCGCTGTCGTCAAGCCGGTGTCAAAGTTGTGCCGTTGCCGGGCCCTTGTGCGGTGATCACTGCCTTGAGCGCGGCCGGGCTGCCGTCAGATCGCTTCAGCTTTGAAGGGTTTCTGCCACCGAAAAGCAAAGGACGCCGGGATTGTTTCCAGGCACTGGCCGATGATCCGCGCACGCTGATCTTCTATGAATCCCCGCACCGGATCATGGATTCCCTGGCGGATATGCTGACGGTGCTGGGCGAGGCGCGTCAGGTGGTGCTGGCGCGCGAACTGACCAAAACCTATGAAACCATTCATGGCGCGCCGCTGGGAGAGCTGATTGCATGGCTGCAAGAAGACAGTAACCGGATCCGGGGTGAGATGGTGGTGCTGGTGGCCGGTCACCGGGCGGAAAAAGAAGCGTTGCCGGCGGATGCCCTGCGCACGCTGGGGTTGCTGGCGGCTGAGTTGCCGCTGAAAAAGGCGGCGGCGCTGACGGCGGAGATCCATGGCGTGAAGAAAAATGCCCTGTATAAGTGGGGGCTGGAGCACCTGGACTAG
- the rsmH gene encoding 16S rRNA (cytosine(1402)-N(4))-methyltransferase RsmH, producing MSEQFEHVSVLLQESVDGLAIKPDGIYIDGTFGRGGHSRLILSQLGENGRLYSIDRDPQAIAEAQKINDPRFTIIHGPFSGLAEYMEARGLSGKIDGVLLDLGVSSPQLDDAERGFSFMRDGPLDMRMDPTSGISAADWLAEADADDIAWVLKEFGEERFAKRIARGIVAHREDPDKEPLTRTLQLASLIAEVSPFRDKHKHPATRSFQAIRIYINSELEEIDTALNGAVQVLAPGGRLSVISFHSLEDRLVKRFIRKQSKGPEVPAGLPLTEAQIKALGSAALKTVGKAIKPSTTEISGNARSRSSVLRLAERL from the coding sequence ATGTCTGAACAATTTGAGCACGTTTCCGTCTTGCTCCAGGAATCTGTCGACGGTCTGGCCATCAAACCGGATGGCATCTATATCGACGGTACATTTGGCCGCGGTGGGCACAGCCGGCTGATCCTTTCGCAATTGGGGGAAAATGGTCGCCTGTATAGTATCGACCGCGATCCGCAGGCCATTGCCGAAGCGCAGAAAATCAATGATCCGCGTTTTACCATTATTCACGGCCCGTTTTCCGGCCTGGCAGAGTATATGGAAGCGCGCGGGCTGAGCGGCAAGATTGACGGGGTGCTGCTTGATCTGGGCGTGTCGTCGCCGCAACTGGATGATGCCGAGCGTGGCTTCAGCTTTATGCGTGACGGACCGCTGGACATGCGCATGGATCCGACGTCCGGGATCTCGGCAGCAGACTGGCTGGCTGAAGCGGATGCCGATGACATTGCCTGGGTGCTGAAAGAGTTCGGCGAAGAGCGTTTTGCCAAGCGCATTGCCCGCGGCATCGTGGCGCATCGGGAAGATCCGGACAAAGAGCCGCTGACCCGCACCTTGCAGCTGGCCAGCCTGATCGCTGAAGTGTCGCCGTTTCGCGATAAGCACAAGCACCCGGCGACCCGCAGCTTCCAGGCGATCCGGATTTATATCAACAGTGAGCTGGAAGAAATCGACACCGCGCTGAACGGCGCTGTCCAGGTGCTGGCCCCGGGTGGCCGTCTGTCGGTGATCAGCTTCCATTCGCTGGAAGATCGACTGGTGAAACGCTTTATCCGCAAACAGAGCAAAGGGCCGGAAGTACCCGCCGGTTTGCCGTTAACGGAAGCACAGATCAAGGCGCTGGGCTCGGCCGCGCTGAAAACCGTGGGCAAGGCAATTAAGCCGTCGACAACGGAAATCAGTGGCAACGCCCGTTCGCGTAGCTCAGTCCTGCGTCTGGCAGAACGGCTATGA
- the ftsL gene encoding cell division protein FtsL translates to MSAASEPSENLARLIARDLVTIGRVPLILLVLVLISALWVVLITHHSRQLIAEQEQLLIERDQLDIEWRNQLLEENALAEHSRIEQLAEKELEMKRPSRDSEVVVQ, encoded by the coding sequence ATGAGTGCCGCATCAGAGCCGTCAGAAAATCTGGCACGGCTGATCGCCCGGGATCTGGTGACGATCGGTCGGGTGCCGTTGATCCTGCTGGTTCTGGTGCTGATTTCTGCGCTCTGGGTGGTGCTGATCACCCATCACTCGCGTCAGCTGATTGCCGAGCAGGAGCAATTGCTGATCGAGCGGGATCAGCTCGATATTGAATGGCGGAACCAACTCCTTGAGGAAAACGCCCTGGCCGAACATAGCCGGATTGAGCAACTGGCTGAAAAAGAGCTGGAGATGAAGCGCCCGTCACGGGACAGCGAAGTCGTCGTACAGTAA
- the ftsI gene encoding peptidoglycan glycosyltransferase FtsI, with amino-acid sequence MNKLKRQQSDNQRRQKAPPVFIPWRFGVICGCILLALLALIGRAAYIQVLEPGKLIQEGDMRSLRVKAMPSARGIISDRNGEPLAVSVPVQAVWADPVQIYKSGGIQSPDRWYALADVLGLDRQDLLARLESNQQRRFIYLQRQVSPAMAAYVSKLKLPGIGLKDESRRFYPAGEVSAHLLGVTGIDSRGLEGVERTYDGWLTGEPGRRTVRKDRYGRVVENISLKQREPGKSLSLSIDQRLQAVAYRAVKQAVADYRATSASVVMADVRTGEILAMVNAPSYNPNNREQLQSFRMRNRAITDAMEPGSTIKPFVVLAAMENGVADEDTIIDTGNGLMQVGGSRVRDVSRVGKADLTKILKKSSNIGVSKLSLAMPVDAVLGMYGSVGLGDASGINLIGEAQGFFPDRRRWSDFERATLSFGYGISVTPIQLVRAYATLGAMGVNRPLSILKTEQVVPGRQVASVENTRKLLNMLETVTQEGGSAFRAAVPGYRVGAKTGTAKKAMAGGYSDEYIAMTAGIAPISNPRLAMVVVINEPQGDKYYGGLVAAPIFAEVMESALQILNVPPDAGTGELKVVHNRGQSHAGT; translated from the coding sequence ATGAATAAATTAAAGCGTCAGCAGTCTGATAATCAGCGTCGCCAGAAAGCGCCACCGGTGTTTATCCCGTGGCGCTTTGGTGTCATTTGCGGATGTATTCTGCTGGCGTTACTGGCTTTAATTGGCCGCGCGGCCTATATCCAGGTGCTGGAGCCGGGCAAGCTGATCCAGGAAGGGGATATGCGTTCGCTGCGGGTGAAGGCGATGCCGTCCGCCCGTGGGATCATCTCGGATCGCAATGGCGAGCCGCTGGCCGTCAGTGTGCCGGTCCAGGCGGTGTGGGCCGATCCGGTCCAGATCTACAAAAGCGGCGGGATCCAGAGCCCGGATCGCTGGTATGCCCTGGCAGATGTGCTGGGCCTGGATCGCCAGGATCTGCTGGCGCGGCTGGAGAGCAACCAACAGCGTCGCTTTATCTATTTGCAACGCCAGGTCAGTCCGGCCATGGCGGCGTATGTCAGCAAGCTGAAGCTGCCGGGGATCGGCCTCAAAGATGAGTCCCGCCGTTTTTATCCGGCCGGTGAAGTCAGCGCTCATTTGCTGGGCGTGACCGGGATTGACAGCCGGGGCCTGGAAGGGGTCGAGCGGACCTACGATGGCTGGCTGACCGGTGAGCCGGGGCGGCGTACGGTACGCAAGGATCGCTACGGCCGGGTGGTCGAGAATATTTCCCTCAAACAGCGTGAGCCGGGCAAGTCCCTGAGCCTGAGTATCGACCAGCGTCTGCAGGCGGTGGCCTATCGGGCGGTGAAGCAAGCGGTCGCCGATTACCGGGCGACTTCGGCCTCGGTGGTGATGGCGGATGTTCGCACCGGTGAAATCCTCGCCATGGTCAATGCGCCTTCTTATAACCCCAACAACCGCGAACAACTGCAAAGTTTCCGGATGCGCAACCGCGCAATCACCGATGCAATGGAGCCGGGCTCGACGATCAAGCCGTTTGTGGTGCTGGCGGCGATGGAAAATGGGGTGGCCGATGAAGACACGATTATCGATACCGGCAACGGCCTGATGCAGGTCGGCGGCAGCCGGGTGCGCGACGTCTCCCGGGTCGGCAAGGCTGATCTGACGAAGATTCTGAAAAAATCCAGTAACATCGGGGTCAGTAAGCTGTCCCTGGCCATGCCGGTCGATGCGGTTCTCGGGATGTACGGCAGTGTCGGGCTTGGGGATGCCTCGGGGATCAACCTCATCGGCGAAGCGCAGGGCTTTTTCCCCGATCGCCGGCGTTGGTCTGATTTTGAACGGGCGACCCTGTCGTTCGGCTACGGGATCTCGGTAACCCCAATCCAGCTCGTGCGTGCTTACGCCACCCTCGGCGCCATGGGCGTCAATCGTCCGTTGTCGATCCTCAAAACCGAGCAGGTGGTCCCCGGTCGCCAGGTTGCCTCGGTTGAAAATACACGCAAGCTATTGAACATGCTGGAAACCGTCACGCAGGAAGGCGGCAGTGCGTTCCGGGCGGCGGTGCCGGGGTACCGGGTCGGGGCGAAAACCGGAACGGCGAAAAAAGCCATGGCCGGCGGCTACAGTGATGAATATATCGCGATGACAGCCGGCATCGCGCCGATCAGCAACCCGCGCCTGGCGATGGTGGTGGTGATCAATGAGCCGCAGGGTGATAAGTATTATGGTGGCCTGGTGGCCGCGCCGATTTTTGCTGAAGTGATGGAAAGCGCGCTTCAGATTTTGAATGTTCCGCCTGATGCCGGAACCGGTGAACTCAAAGTCGTACATAACAGAGGCCAATCCCATGCCGGTACTTAA